CTACACCgttttctttataaataaaatagtactcccttcgtcccgatTAAGTTGGAataaaacttttgggcacggatattaagaaattgtgttgaatagattaaatgaaagtaaaataaaataggaaagagaaaaaagtaggagagataaagagagggtaaagtagatgatgaaataaagtagaagtgattgaatattttttttttaatcaaaaggggaaatgactcaactttgttgaGACGTCccaaaaagaatacgactcaatttTGTtgcaacggagggagtacatcgTTTAACTATCGGCGTTGGCATATTTTTCTGTCAAAGCAGATACAATTTCAGTCACAATTGCgagtaaatctaaattttatgATACTTCCTGCCATTTTTAAAGTTGCGAGACATAGCAGAATTTGACTAAACTTTTTTTCGATAAATTTGCCCTAAAATTAAAGGAGTATatatagtttctatttttaactttttaaaagttGATTAATAGCATCCCATTTTTATACTAGTACAATCTCCAACCAAAGTTTGTGCCCACGGGCCACAATCCACTAATATCATTCATGAAAGATGTTACATGAGTTAAAGTTACAAACAAGGCAACCAACAACACTACATACCAAAAAGTAAAGCAAATCAAACACCATAAAAACcaaacacaacacaaaacatAGATGAAACGAAGCAAAGGTAGTAGTAGTAGCAGCAATGGCTGAAGAGTTAAACACACAGATAATCCGACAAATCAAGCGCACGAAGCAGTTTGCGTCGCATCGCACGTGGTAGGCAGCTGCATCGCTCTCGTCGCGTTGATTCCGAAAAGAGGCAGATACGCGTTGTTCTTGAAGCTGCAGAAGCACGTGAGGTTCGCGTGCTTCAGCGACCCGCAGCACGCGGCCGTCGGCTTCGGCGGCGTGGCCGTGCCCGTCGCCACCGCCGGCTTGCACTCCATCAGCTCGCTCCTGGTGACACCGCAGATGCTGCCCTCGTCGTCCGCCCTCGCCCTCGCCGCAGCTACGGCTGCTGCGCTTACCATGACTAGGGCTAGGATTAGGAGTGTTTTTGAGGTTTCCATTTCAACAAATTCGgattgttttagtttttttggTGGTGAGGGTTTATCcattgtttgatttgtgtgGGGTTTAAATAGGAGGTTATTTGGTGCCACGTGTAGTGTTGGGGCTGGTGGTTTTGCTAAAACAGTGCATGGGATTGGTGGTTTTGTTTTGGAGATCAAGGTCACGAGATGGTGGTGGGATCGATCTTCATTTTATGTACTCATAATTTTGTTATGGAATAAATATTAAATGCAACATGTGAATAGAGCTTTGTAAGGATTAGATGATGATTAATAAGTGATTAAAATTAATCCATCCAAACTCTACATAATTAGTACTCCTTCtatctcacaataagagtcacattttgtcattttggtatgtctcataataagagtcacacttatttttttaccataaatgatatgTAGcccccacattctactaactcacttcattcacatttattataaaactaatataaaaaagtgggtctcatattACACTAGCTTTTCCAatccactatttttttatatttcttaaaactcgtgcccaataaaagtgactcctattgtgggatggagggagtaatattgaGTGCTTCAGGGCAAGTCTACATGGATGTGTTTTTGGTTCAATACCAAAATGCCTAAAACTAATGTTGAGTTCGAACGTGCAGTTGGTGAccgtaacaagtggtatcacCTCAGGTAGGCCTATGATGATCCAAGTTCAGGTCAAGCCTAAATAACCTAAAACCGATTGCATTGTATAAGAAGCTCTTGATGCACTAAATGAATATTTGTGTAAATATGTATTCATGCGATTAAGTCAGAGAGGAGGGGAGATGAGTAGTcatggtggtataagttgtaaataaattgaatgTGTAATGAGTTGGGTATAATTAACTTTCCGTAAATGTTAacgtatatatttttatgggacggatggaaatggaaaatgcatatatttttatgggattgaTGAAGTGTGATTTTTATTTACTCCATTTAAGTTGAAATTAATAGTTTCCATTATGATCAGGAATTCAGAATGCCTTTAAGAACTTTTAGACCAACTTAACCTAAAGTCTAACACAAATTATGAGAACTTTAAGTGATTCTCTTTGCCGATAAATAGAAATTTACTGGATTATGAGAAATTTACTGGATACCTGTGATGGCCACTCGATTATAATTATAGAAAGTTTGGGAAGTTGAGCTCGTGAATGATGTGACAAAAGAATGGTTTGGCATACTTGGCCTTATTCATCACGGGTGTGATTAATTGGTTCCCACTCTTTTTAACTATTGTTACAAATGCTAGTTATTTTGGACTACCTTTTGTGTATCATTCACATACTACAATACAAAGATTGTCTCTCATTACAAACAATCGTTTAGATTATGCTTATCTAGATTCCAaggtttttttatattttatttgttagtTTGAGTGTCTCTAAACGTTAAACTCCCTCACATTCCTAAAAAGTATAAATTCTCTCTTTAATAGTCCATCTCTGAAACATATGAATTTTCTAATTATGGAATAATTAAACAACGCAATATctctacacatcattttatttacaacttatatcatcaCACTACACCACTAATGATGTGGAATCAACTCTCCATTAACACCACTTACACGACCATTTAttcctctctttcttactttatcaactATATATTAAAATCAGTGTCAAACCAAATGTTCATGTTTTTCAGAGACGAAGGGAGTGTGTGAAATCTTTTAGtactgttttttttaaaaaaaaattaagtgaccaattataatttaattactaaTCTGTTCAAAACAATTTTTCTCATCGTTCTTTGGTTTGAGACCTTATCGAGAAAAAGAGAGAGTCGTCACTGAGGCTGATCATCTCTCAGGTTCCATGATTATGTATCAAAGTTAAAACTCTATTCACAATTTGCAAGTGAAAATATTTGAGAAGTGGAGAGCAATTTACACATCCTTAATGTAAAACCATGTTCTTTTGAAGCAATATgctaatatttcaaattttaatgtataagttggttttattaaatgaatttaTGAAAGTAAACATTATTCCTACCGTGTACGACGTTGTAATTAGTGTGTTCTTGGGAACAACTATAATTAGCCTCtttagaaaattaattaattgcgtttgaattttttttcctcaCTTAATCATTTCCAACAATTTCAGACAAGTTCTTAAATATTCTCTGAATTTTATGAACGAAAAAACGCAGCAACTGAACAGCTTCGTTTTATTAAAACTGTTTCAATAGTTAAGCTGAGATTTTTAAATTCTTAAAATACACTTAGCTTGTAGAAGTatttgtaaaaaataatttgagaAATAATTCTCAGAAGCTCATAAGCTCTTTACAAGTTGCAAAACAAACTTCAATTCAATTCCATCTTTGGTTTATGAGTCCATGACCACAATAATTAGGTTACAAGATAAATGATACTATGATTCTCTATTCCAATATATACCCTTTCAATATCAATTAACCTCCATTTTCTCTATATAACTAGGATTTTCTCACTAACTCACATTCTCTATCTAAATTAAATTCAACTCTCTAAATGTAAAATATTCTATAAACCGTTAAATAAGCCGTTCACAATTCATTATTGACTTATTTATATACTTATAATATGCTAAATTGctatataaaaataacaatatactttataaataaatgtttaataGCACAGCCAGCGTATACAAAGTACGAAGGAGCAATTTACTGTACCAAATTCCATTCACATATTTAGACTTGACGTAACGTGGAATTCTGTTTAGGCGGTAACCACTAATGAGGTGACACGTAATAAAACATATGACGTGTCAATAGGAGGCCGGTGAAGGAACAGCCT
This genomic stretch from Salvia splendens isolate huo1 unplaced genomic scaffold, SspV2 ctg673, whole genome shotgun sequence harbors:
- the LOC121790937 gene encoding putative lipid-transfer protein DIR1 → MDKPSPPKKLKQSEFVEMETSKTLLILALVMVSAAAVAAARARADDEGSICGVTRSELMECKPAVATGTATPPKPTAACCGSLKHANLTCFCSFKNNAYLPLFGINATRAMQLPTTCDATQTASCA